The stretch of DNA ttgctgctgtagAGCAACAACATGATCAGacctacagaaaaaaacacaaatcatcaAATAACCAAACATTCTTATTTAATTCTATAGCTTTTTGTGATTCCAGCTCAAATATAATAATATGAGAAActacagagaaagaaaatgttttattcgaCCAGTAACCTGCTGTGAGGAAACACTGCAAACCGTCAAACCAGAGAGATGAAGAGAAAGCTCCTCCTTGTTTCTGTTATAGTTTATTCAGATCTGTGATCCAGGaactgcagaacattttttctGGTCCAGTCAGCAGAGGAGCAACGATGCATTTTTACCAAGTCTTTACATCAACTTTAAATTAGAAACAAAGCTCCACCTGATCCAGAAGGTTTGATTCATAAACCTGGTTCTGGAATTTTGACAAACTGAGGCGCCGACATGATGAGCCGACGACAAGGAAACACGATGGGTAGGAACTGCTGTAAGGTCattaacagattaaaataaaaatattttaatgtaaaataaaagaaaagagcatCTGGAGTCTGTCCTGATGTATCCTCAATACAAACAgtcaaaaactgatttttaataactaaatgataaaatcttttctaagtgttaaatattaaatgatctGTCTGTAACCTTTTTACTGGAACCACTGATTGGTGTGAATAATGATTAGTGTAGGTGATttagacattaaaaataaaaatgatcaaaaatagacacgatgagtttctctgacagAAACCATCACAGTTGGTTGGCtggaaaaaatcacaatatacatcttatttaaaattggcttctttagcaatttttttttttttaaaacagaaaagaacatttgtaagttattttacaaataatgaaaatggTAGATAAGAAAAATCACATAGAACAAGCAGGAAGtgacaaacaaactgaaacacgGGTTGATGTTTCCTGTTGGTCAGTGTGGTTTCTCAGTTTTATAGTCACAAATAaatttgggggttttttcacGTGATGCTGCAGGTTGAGATCTTGGTTTTTTGCTGTTTGACATTTCACATCTATATGAAGGTAAAGCATTTTACCTTCATATAGTTGTAAAGCCTTTAGAGCAGTGGGGCCCAAAGTGGATCCTGaaggcccggcatcctgcatgttttagttctcttcctggtttaacgcacctggatcaaatgatggctcattagaagaacattgacatgaaAAGTTACTACTAGCACCTGCTAGTAGTAACttttttactgctgcatgcagcagtttgtgttgctgcatgctctgtacaatggctgctggaaatgaaaaagtgtgttttcttgatgacttgccatccagaaactacgtgctgcattcttgttggttgtgcgggaggctccacttctgcttttcaaagatgcaaacaaatgtgtataattgcgcatctgtttgcagccattttcacgtgtgagGGTCAaggttgagttgggggcgtggccaacaTGTTCTAACCTGTTCAGAGAAGCATAATAGGCCACTTTTAACCAGGCAAAATTAGCTTATTTTGAGTAACTTACTAAACATACCTAAACtcttatttgacttttttttctaaatggaagaacaaacactaaaaccagaaaaaagaaTGGTTGCCAAAAGCCCAGAGCATTAAGATGAAGTCTGATCCATGCCGAGGAAACGTTTAAGAGTTTAAGTTTCATTTAGTTGATGTCAGGTTGAGATGTTGGCTGCTTGCTGAAAGTTCTTGGATACTTTAATTTCTCCATcacacttttgttgttttatttttaatttttttccaaactaatCACATTAACTGCTTTACCAGAGTCAAACATGTTGTACGTTGTTAAAACGtcacaaaatattgaaacaagTTCATATTGGTGAGATAAtatctaaatttaaatgtaatgaaaaataCATGAACTCAGTGATTCCTGCAGCCAGATCTGAGTTTTATTATCATAGAGATTTTTAACCAGGTTGAGTTTGTTTGATTCTGTGAGTCTGCCtccaggttctgatccggttctgctCTAAATGTTCCTCAGGTGAAAACCCAAGCAGAACCTCCAAGCTGCCAGCAGGGGGAGtagttctgctggttctggtcggtctgctggctgctgctctCATCATCATCTACAGACTCTGTGAGTTCATGTTGGTTGAATCTTTcactgaattttaatttataaactcGTAAACCAACACCAGGTTTATGTTTGACTAAATATCAAataacttttgtcttttttgaatCAGCTGTTGCTGTTTTGATGACCAATCAAACCGTCCAAACCctgaaagaggaaaatgaagctCTGAAGAGAAATCAATCAGGTGAGACAGTCAGAGCTTAAAGTTTCCTCAAAGTTCAGACTGAACCTTGTTGTtccaataaatgatcaataatgaCCTGCCTTCtggttttagtttattgttattaatgtttatgttttgtttgataAGCAAGAGGCAAAATGTTCTCTCATTTTCTTGTTGTGACACATGGTGAGACCGAATCTATGTCTccttaatcaggagttaatctGAGCAGAACAATGCAGGAAAAATGTCCTTCACGTCCAACATGTCCTCCACCTCCAACATGTCCGCCACCTCCAACATGTCCTCCACCTCCAACATGTCCTCCACCTCCAACATCTCCTCCACATCCTGAAGTGAAACGTAAGTCCAGGATTTACTATTTCTCCCATTTCTCTACTGATGTTAAAGACATTGATGGACGTACAGATGCAGGATTTCTTCCTCCTGGTTCACTAAGGTCTTTGTTCTTATCTGTCTGAAGATGAAACTTGCCTGAAATGTGCAGCAGGATGGGAGAAACGTGCAGGAAgctgttattattttaacaccAATAAATCCTCCTGGACTGACAGCAGACGTTCCTGCATTGATCATGGATCAGACCTGGTGAAGatcgacagcagagaggagcagGTATGAAACTCCAGCTGTGTTTCTATTCATCATAGAATTTTACAATGagaaactttcaaaataaatttgcttaataaaacttttttttctagataaaatttttgctttaggatcatgttttgttttgctgtaacaaaattagtttatttcacaaaaccagACTAGAAAGACTTTGTTTGCATCACataagtcacatgatcaacaaccggctGTTGCCAGTGGAGCAAACCAGGAAGAAGAAACCAGGAAGTAGCTGGAGCATCATGACAGCATGTTTTTTACTaacttatcatgtgaacaaacttattcctGATATTAATTTCCTTTCTTATTGTATGGAAACATGCAGTAGAAAATAGTGTTTGTTCAACATGAGCAAAATACTGACAAATTTTGAGttcatttgtaatggaaacacagattCTGCTGCAGGTTCATGTTCTTACTGATTCATGTTTCTTCATCTCAGCACAGAAAGATCTCAGTCACCaatcttctttttaaattccattatgtgtgcaaaactttgtccaTATTCCACAAAagaatcacatgtgaataaaatGGTTCACTCaataagactttaaaaaatgattatccTACTTCCTGTAGGAGGAACAAGGCACAGcatcctgtcgtcttcttcatcgtttcctccagtagtaacatccagttgttggtcatgtgactcatTATAGAAAAaggtgtttccattgcagttttgcaaaatcctttaatttccattCACCTGAAAAACCACCTTCTCCTAGTGCAGAAGCTTTTTATCCCAAAAcaagagttttctttttaaattgctgagtttccattgagcaaatttatttttttgcttccaATTTGCCATCATGGTCATTGGAAACGCAGCTTTTTAAATCGTCTCTTCCTGTTCAGATGTTCCTGCAATCTAAGCTGAAGGAGAAAATGAATACTCCTTTGGACGCGTTCTGGATCGGACTGATGGACTCACAGACAGAAGGCAGATGGTTCTGGGTGGACGGGTCACCTCTGGACCCAAGGTCTTGataaattagtgttttattttttattaaaggtttaaaatcacatttccttgctttagttttgtgttttttctttgttttagtttacGATTCTGGTATAAGGGAGAACCAAATAACTCGGCCGGAACGAACCCAGCAGGAGAGGATTGTGTGATGATGGTgaagacagaaaatatcaaagatCTGAATAATTGGGTTGATCATTCCTGTCATGTTCAAATCAAAAGTGTCTGTGAGAAACCAGCAGaaatgtgattgtttttatCAGGTACAAACATTTAAGacgtttttttctgtctggacTGAATTAAGATgcaaaaagtcagatttaaatTTAGACTTTTAATTTACTTTCACATGATGTGTTATTGCTGATTGgagatttataaataaactaaatagaaaataaaatcctgctgctataaatgttatttatccTTCATTCCTTTAGTAATGTGAACATTAAGCttcaaaatccaaacaaaacatttatcataACTGGACACCAGTATGGAGGAGTGACTGGTGCAAACATGGGAACTGGGTCAgagcagctggtggaactgGGAGCTGCAAACTGGAATAACTGAGGACATCTAGAGGCCATTACAGGAACTACAGGctaaacaaacaggaaaacaaataaatctaaatcagGGTGTCAAACCTTTTGTCACATGATGAAACATTGTGATGGCAGAATGAgtaaatatccaaaaaatatctgatttctaAACCA from Xiphophorus maculatus strain JP 163 A chromosome 13, X_maculatus-5.0-male, whole genome shotgun sequence encodes:
- the LOC111610588 gene encoding C-type lectin domain family 4 member E-like isoform X1, translated to MMSRRQGNTMGRNCCENPSRTSKLPAGGVVLLVLVGLLAAALIIIYRLSVAVLMTNQTVQTLKEENEALKRNQSGVNLSRTMQEKCPSRPTCPPPPTCPPPPTCPPPPTCPPPPTSPPHPEVKHETCLKCAAGWEKRAGSCYYFNTNKSSWTDSRRSCIDHGSDLVKIDSREEQMFLQSKLKEKMNTPLDAFWIGLMDSQTEGRWFWVDGSPLDPSLRFWYKGEPNNSAGTNPAGEDCVMMVKTENIKDLNNWVDHSCHVQIKSVCEKPAEM
- the LOC111610588 gene encoding C-type lectin domain family 4 member E-like isoform X2; amino-acid sequence: MMSRRQGNTMGENPSRTSKLPAGGVVLLVLVGLLAAALIIIYRLSVAVLMTNQTVQTLKEENEALKRNQSGVNLSRTMQEKCPSRPTCPPPPTCPPPPTCPPPPTCPPPPTSPPHPEVKHETCLKCAAGWEKRAGSCYYFNTNKSSWTDSRRSCIDHGSDLVKIDSREEQMFLQSKLKEKMNTPLDAFWIGLMDSQTEGRWFWVDGSPLDPSLRFWYKGEPNNSAGTNPAGEDCVMMVKTENIKDLNNWVDHSCHVQIKSVCEKPAEM